The DNA window TAACACAAGACTATTTTTCTTATCCTAATGAtagatttttgtgtatgtgtgtgttttaagcaaaaaaaatcacttaattttttcagaaaacatattttttgcttaaaataagtaagtaaatgcatcttgatttaagaatatttagatatttgtaatgaaaaaaaaaaaatgaaaaaagagaatgaaaattatttttttgcagtgtgtaaaCTGTGCACAAGAGCCCTGGTGTAAATCCTCCAAGTAtccaaccaaaaataaataaatgacacgtTCACAAAACCAAAAATGCATCTACCGTCgtaccaacttttttttttacatttccttttttcttgtttttccatttttctctttttatagtATCGCTCAAGTATATCACAGGTTACTATCTAGAGAGGAAATAGAGGGTAAATTATGTTCCATGCTACATCTTGTTCAGTGAAGGCTATTGCAGACGATTTCTACATCACACACAATCACACGTTGTACGCTTGTATAACAAAAGATCCAAAACATGTCACCAAGAAACTAAATACATATGCAATGTTCACTATTTAAAGTCTTTTAGGACTATCCCTCGGTCAACGTGAAGCTGTCGCACGTCACTCGACTTCGCAGTCCTGTCTTACAGACAAAAGTTGAAAAACTGCTATTCAAAAATTAGCAAATTTGGTCATTGtctatctctttttttatttgtttttaaataagtagTGCTTTTTGATGGCTTAAGACAGAGgtcttttatttaataatctcACCCAGTGGCAATCTACAAGACGTCAGTGTGCATTTCATGACACCGCTACGTTAACTCTCCTCGAAACCAGCTAGTGCTGACGCAGAATCCAAAGTGACTTTATCAAAATacctaaaatgtgtttataaatatcTGACCCTTACGATCTTCTTACAGAGCGTGAATCTCTAGAACTCCCACTCGAGCGTCTCCTCGCGGTTGGCGGCCCGCTCCAGGCGATGGATGATGTTGTTGAGGTTGGCCATCTTCTCGTTGCGTCTCTGAGTGCTTTTGTTGAGTTTGGAGTTGATCGAGGGCGAGTGATGGTGGCTCGGGGCCGGCGGGTTGGGCGGCGACGGGGAGATGGGGGCGGAAGAGGACGGGACGGGGGACACGGACATCATGAGGCCGGGCGAGGACGCAGCGGAGGGCGAGTTGAGCGACACCTCCAGGCTGCTCCGAGACGGTTCGGATGAAGCCTTGAAGCTGACGGGATCCTCGGGCGACTTCTCCAGCTCCTCGTCCTCATGGCTGTTCCTCTGCGGCTCCTCGTCTTTGACGCCCAGCGAGCGGTGCAGGGGTGTTTCTGGGTCGCTTTTGAGCTGGGCGAACTGGACGCCGACGGAGAAGCACTTGGCCTGCCGCAGACGGAGCTCCTCGTCTTCATCCGGCTCTCTGGTCTCCTGTTTGACAGTGAACCAGCGCGGGGCGGCGCTCAGAGGGCGGCTGTGGACAGCCGAGGGCTGCTTCCTGTCGTCGCGGTCGGATACAGGGCTGTGGGACGTCAGCGGGGAGTAGTTGTTGTGCTCGGCGTCAGTGTCGTTGTCTTGGAGACCCTCCATCAGGACCTCTCGCCGCATACGGGACCTGTtgaaaagatgatgatgatgaaacaaagtttttatttttagcagcatgatcaatcagtgttattattgctaactaaaactatttttaaaaatcagttattgaaaaaaagttgaactaaaatgaaatataaatattgaagttTGTATCAGAAATAAGTGgaaatgcttaaattattaaaatgaaaaataaaaatttattaaagctatacagaaatatttaaatgaaaatgaatgaaaatgaaaatgaaaatataaaaataaaagctaatttgaaatattattaaatactacaatagtatataagTATCTCACTACATTGTATGTGTAATTCagcaaatacagttattttacagttttaaaagtaaaaaatagctgaaatgcatgtttaagtttaaatagaaaattaataactaaaataaaaataattaaaactagagcccgaccgatatatcggccggccgatattatcggccgatatgagctaattgcatttaaatcggcatcggcgtttataacggccgatgaaacatgagaaacagagtctcatgcttcactcatgttatgagtgttgcatagtttgcccaccagagggagctctgcagctccccagttgacaacagcgccagaaatccactacagaagaaggctatcagccgagccactgagatgtactcttttgacggtgagtctgttgttcgtcatgtgaaatgattgtagatttagttcatacactgtatataaaaacagtatggtagttctagctaacggtcctatcattatcacttctaaatattctgtaacatcacttacagccgctaatgcattgctatattagattagccacaaagctaataccatgtttatcagtggaagagccgcgaacgttaataagaggtcaaactataacgttagcgtttaacttattctaaatatatctgcagtgtttcccacataatgaccgcgtaactgtggcaggggggcgcgtgtagtcaatgactagaagttatgtacagcgtgcctcgaaaaaaaaaacaacaactgttacgttattctaacgcaaacatagcttcctttttagcaggccccttaaattgcttgctattaacttgtttgaaggtggttcttctcaaaattgacagcgatgtgttcatgacactaacgttaaccattcaacttcgaattgattccgtaatcttccggtaacagtaggctaactttacgttcgccagcgcatgacgatgttttgattcagactgcacaaagagaagaggagaagatatacgggtccgttatgaatgtgtctgtgagagcaaatatagtgtagttacagtaactacagtaggtgcgtcagagatgattaaaccagaggggacatgtaaataaatgtgagctgaacaagcgcttttttttttcttctttttttacagattgtttcaaagcagctttacagacataagaggaaaatgttgtaataatatagttaaatataagtaggtaataggtaatacctattgcttgacaaataaaaaaaaaaaaaaatatatatatatatttctctatatttctcatttttgcctatgtaggagatccctgtttattattattataattctaatgatgacatgagtaatgatacatggtgatatcattaatacacatgcttattctttctctgtctctctttctgccctacagatggctgaaaaaggtgaacgctgtagcagcaaagtgtgggactacttctgcaaagattcctctaatgcagtgttcttttgatcattaaaaaatatatacttttgatgtgcaattgtttagtcattgagactgtaatctaaggctttttttaacataatcgcttctggaaaatggtttatacagcccacatacatagaacaggcagatattttactattgaatgttgtgtaagtgtagtttataggaaatgggtctaatatccagtttattttcaaaatcaaaatatcggcttataaatcggctcttttcgagttaatatcggcatcggcatcggcccccaaaaatccatatcggtcgggctctaattaaaactatattgaaatataaaaaaaaaactaaattaaaataagaaaactaaaagccataaaataaaagctaatatattaataaaataaaatcaaaatattaattaatactgtagtttataaatgacagtaaaataacactggatttCACTACATTGCGTGTGTAATTCAACAAATTCAGTTATTGTCTGCAAAACACGGTgtataaaataaatcagtttaagtttaaatacttaaattaataaaactaaaataaaactatataattataaatatagaaaataaaaaatactaaaacatcaactaaaattaaaataaaatataaaaataacagctaattcaaaatgttaataatgtatcaataacactaaaataatgctaGTTCTCAGCTAATCCAGTTATCgtctttaaattaacattttaaatttaatttattagtaaaatgtCTTTTGGACCAATAAAAGAGACGATAGTTTGCTGCTGATATCACTTCCAGTTTGAAAGCTTTGCATCATGGGATACTACATCGAACACAGTGTGCTCTGGTAGTGATTGGGGGACCAAAGGTATAATTTGAAGAATTGTTCCCTGAAAACACTGGAATTTTGTGGGTATGTTGGACAGTTCATGCCACAGTACAGATGTAGTTACAAGGCTTTCTTGTCTTTCTATTTTAAACTCCTCAGTTGTCCAGCAGGTGGAGCTAAACTCCCATTCAAAGCTTCAAACACCAACAAGAGTTCAGACACAAGCACATCTCTTCTGGGTGTCTTTACGAGGTAAAAAGCAGAACACACCTGTAGTTGTGGAACCAGTTGATGACGGTGTTGGTTTTGAGGTTGAGCTGGGCGGCCAGCATCTCGATGGTGTGCTGAGAGGGATACGGCTCCTGCAGATACGCCTTCGTCAGAGCCTCCTTCTCCTCGGCCGCCAGCACCACGCGGGGTTTCTTGGCCTGGCTGAAGGGGCAGAGCTCCAGCGGGGTCAGACCCGGACTGATGCAGTCTGAATGAGCGCTGGGGGAATCGCTGTCTGAGCCGGGACTCAGCAGACCGTATCGCCTCTTCAGATACGCTAGAGAAAACCAAGACGTTCTGTTTTACAGCAGTTTAACACTAGCTGCAAAATACAAACCACTGCATCTTCACAGCAAGCGGGTCATatgtaatataatgataaaaagagTTCAGTTGAAAtgctaaaacaaaactaaaactagaataaaaactcattaaaatgactgtatatagaaatattaaaaataataaaatgacaaatgcacataaaatgacatcaatttcaactgaaattaaaaagaaaatcgaAAATATAGAAACAAAAGCTAATTCCAAATATtcaatactataataatatataaattacactaAAACTGGATCTCACTACACTGCATGTGCAATTCAGCAAATCCACTTATTGtctgaaaaataaacactttattaaTAAAGTTTGAATCAAAAAAGGGTCATATAATGTATAACACaatgatgacaatttaaattttaaaatgaataaaactaaaacaaatactaatactaaacatacaacaaaaataataaaaatggcaaagtgctaaaattataaagaaaggaaaaatgaaaaaataaaagctaattcaaaatattaataaatactgtaataggttataaataattttttatatatttctatatagcttaaatttttcgaaattttcagttttattttagttttatttagtaaagtttaatttatttattttatttattattttagtttagtaattttaattttacttttattctaatatattttattttaagctttatttcaattaaagaaaataatttttaatagattGAACaacatagtaaataaaataagcatataaATAACACTGGATCGCACCATTTTAAATCAAGTTTATTcataaaatgtcttaatatttaGATCTAAACACTGAAATGGCACAGAATCAGTGAAGAACTGAATCAATGTCTGTTCTCTTACCTTTCTTCTCCATTTTCTTGACGTCTCTGAGTTTATCGATGTTGTGCGGGTCGTTGAGCCACAGCTGCATGCGGACGAACGGCTCGCGGCCCTTCAGACTGAGCTTATGCCACGGCTTCGGTCTGGACAGCAGGTCAGACACTGAACCCTGAGTCAATCCCAGAATGCTCTCTCCAAACAGACGCTGACctgcaacaacacacacatatacttacAGTTACCAATCCACCTCCAGTCCTTAGAATTCTACATTCAacatgaatcagttcaaactcTTCATTtcagtgaactgattcaaaactttttttgtttacactatcgtttaaattattattatctttagaAATTTacacttttgttcagcaaggatgcattaaattgatcaaacgtaacagtaaagacatttctaatgttaccatagatttctatttcaaataaattacccCCCCCCATTAAATAATCctgatgtaaaatgtttttccacaaaatattctgcagcacaactgtgttcaacattgatgataatcaaaaaaaaaaaatttgagcagcaaatcagcatattagaatgatttttgaagatcgtgtgacactgaagactggagtaatgatgctgaaaatacagctgcacatcacagaaataaattacattatacaaCAGACTACaatagaaaatagatattttaatttgtaatattatttcacaatattcctgtctattgtgtttttaatcaaataaatgcagctttggtgagcagaagagacttctttaataaacatgaaaaaatcttttgactggtagtgcatactattataatatttattgatattttgaatcagcttttatttttatattttcagttttcattttaattttagttttagtaatttttttttacatgattttgttattatgtttttatataatttttttttcatttaatataattatatatatatatatatatatatatatatatatatatatatatatataattatattttaattacagaaaactatttctaatagttttagttaacagtaacaacatttgatcaaataaatgcagccttggtgtagCACAAAAATACCCAAACCTTGTCAAAAATCTTCATTTTACATAGAATAGAATGCTGCCATTCATACAGTGCTGTGTAAGGCGTGCTGTAAATCACCTAAGTTGTTGTCGGTCAGCACCTCCTTCACTCTCTTGGTGATGGTGTACGTGTCCAGCTCCGGGGACATGGCCACCAGCTCCTGGATGCCCAGCGGTGTGTGGGGCTGCTGCGGGACCATCATGCCCGGGGTGCTCTTCCCTCCGTGGGGCTCGGCGTGCTGCGGGTGCTGGTTCTCTTTACTGCTCTCCAGCGCCAGGCTCACGGGCTCCAGGGTCATGCTGGGGTGACTGTCCTCAGGACTCGGGGGAGGGGACGGGGACGAGTGGCTCGTCACGGGGCTCTTATCTGAGAACCAACAACcaaagattataataattattacagtcAGAAGAGTTTTACAAATATTAGTTATGTTAAAAACACTAAACCTGTGCAATACCAAGTCTATGAAAGGATAACAAAAAGATTTCATCTAGAAACTAAAATTACTCaatatttgtgtcttgttttccaatataaatatataaacatataaacataattgaataaaaatgtaaaaaaaatatatatatttttaaatctaccAGTGAGGTAAGAAAAATGACTTTGTTATTTATAAaacttgaattaagtttattattcTCACACCACTGCCAAATATGTGttcatgttttaagcataaactctataattttttatttattttttttttttaagaaaccaaGAATGAATATCTCAAGTAATTTTgattttcaagtaaatgtatattgatttaagaatttttagaaatttcttctggaaaataagaaaaaatattttgctgtgtagaaaataagaaattgtattttgcatacAGTAAATGAAGCCATAACTTCAATATATTCAACATTTTGCCATCAGAACTATCATTGCCTGGAAAATTATAACTTTTTCTCTCACTGTAATACAAAATCTTTGTAATTTATaccataaattatgttttaaaaacattataataattataatttattataatttatattacacattttcataattatattgttttaccTGATTGTGTTCAACTATTATAAGATTCtcattactatatttttttaaacgtaATGCAGAAAAAacccagttattttatttaagcagTACAGTGAGTAAAGCTGAActtgaaaatgttttgcattatgctttcattttcatgacaattaaaaagAATGTCAAGTCTCTTTAAtactacaaaatattataatgtataataattattgtttattgtaagttatattacaattattattttttttttttttgttacatttttttaaagattctcagtactatgattatatatatatatatatatatatatatatatatatatatatatatatatatatatatatatatatatatatatatatatttatatttttttttttaatcaaaatacaggaaaaaagaaaCTCCAAcgatattatttaaacattatatcaTGACTACTATGTAATAGTAATTCATATTTAAAGCTAAACTATTTCTCAGAATTACAGAAATGAGGAAGATCCCCCACTGGCTGTGTGTAGGATGGCTTGTTTGTGCTGGTGATCGTGACTGACCCTGACTGTGGCTGTGGCTGGACAGCTGGTTGAGTCCGTGTCCCAGCTGGTCCAGCAGCCAGAGCTGCATGCGTATGAACGGCTCGCGGCCCTTCTGAGTGAGTTTACTCCAGGGTTTAGGCCTGGATAACATGTCACTCACGCTGCCCTGAGACAAACCCAACACCTGCCAGAGACACAGAGACATTCAAATGAGTCTGAACTAATAATGTTCCTCATAAAACCAGAACCTCGCTGTTTGAAATCAGCTTTTCACTGGCAAATATTCAagtgaccactagatggcaggaAAAGACAATCCAATAGTTCCTGACACTACCGCTCagaagcttggggtcagtaaaattttagttttaaagaaaggacgcattaaactgatcaaaagtgacagtaaagacatctataatattacaaaatatttctgttctaATAAAtgccgttttttcttttttggaaaaaatgtatcgttttgacaaaaatatgaagccacatgacaaaaaaaaaagtgatcaatattattcaacattgataataaaaaaaaaaaaatgtttcttgagcagcaaatcatcatattagaatgatttctgaagatcatgtgacactgaagactgcagtaatgatgctgaaaatacagctgcgcatcacagaaataaattatattttaaaatatattacaatagaaaatagttattttaaattgcaatacaaTTCCTCAGTATTACTGATTTtccagtatttttgatcaaataaatgcagccttggtaagtaaaagagacttctttcaaagacataaaCTTCTGAACTTCagtgtgtatatattcatattattttgcaTGGATTTAAGACAGGAGTTTCACTACATTGCAAGTTTGCTGTTATTTCTATTTTGCAATTACATGCACAGATTAATCATTCCcaataagaccagaaacatgTATTAAGGAAATAAATATGGTTTTGATTTAATGTCATCAAAAAAACAGTATCAAATACCAAAACAGATGTATGCCGTTTCCACACAATAACATTACATTTGTGCCCGATTTGTGTGGAAAAACCATTTCATGCACTGATTCCTTTGATCTCGAGTCATTACATGAAAACTTGCTCTCCAGCTGTGCTGTTTTAAGACACGCAAACAATCTCacaacagggttattatcattaaataaaactaaaaccttacatacatacatttttcttacttgaaataaaataaatgttaactaaaattataataatataataatataatataattaaaattataataatataatataatataatataatataatataatataatataatataatataatataatataatagaaaaagtaaaaaaaaaaaaaacataattttcaattAGTTCTTTGTttagttgaagtattaaaataacaactacaaaaaacaacaactttaaaacaaaaaataaaaaaagtaaataaagtaaaataaattaaaatggaaactacagagaatataaaaataaaaacgtctgaaaatattaataaaaaattattagtatattaatgATACTGACAGAAGACGCACCAAATACTGAAGTTTGTAAATGGAAAATACTTTGGCGTATTagcaaaaaaactatttcaataaGAATGTGTTTGCACACATAATCGTagaaaaattaagatatttttaatggacATATCTGAACTTGAGAAATGGTGTGTTCTGACGTCTTTCTGCGGTTGAAaaaagataccttctgatgttcattcatgtttatttcctgCTGTAACTAGTCAagaggagatgatcagttcaccagacgctacagtgatctgtcaccaCACATTATAGAGCCACAAAAccatatttattgtttgaatttctttaaaaaatgacagaatttgaaagttGAGACGTGGTTTCgtaccagaagtaacctgctctgtcctgtctgtcagtttcctctttgctctgcgatgtatttttcactgcgtgagaacatgatgagTGGCGTGTCTTGTCAgacgtagcaacagtaactaagtgGGGCGGGTCTCTGCGACGGGTCAGTTGTGATGCAGTAATAGTTTTGTATGTTTATGATTGTTAGCACATATATTGATGCTTCATGCTGCTGGGTATATTAAGTTGACTTTCATGAGACACAATAAGGTACATACTCTACATATAGTCTAATGCAACACCGATGACAATTTGAATCGAAAATGTTTTGTCTTTGCACTGACCCGTTTTAAAATTTTTGCTTGTTGGACTTTGctatatataacactgttctaaaGCCCACCTTCTCTCCGAAGATCCTCTGGCAGATCCCGTTCTTGGCCAGTTTTTCCTTCACCTGCCGGGTGAGTTCGAGGGTGTCCACCTCACGGTACATGTACATCTCGTACTGCTCCGGGGTCAGCGGTGGGACGGTGGGCTTCAGGGTTCGGGGGATGTAGGTGGGGTAATATGACACCCGTCCTCCTCCACAGGGTGGCTCGCCGCTGACCGACGCGTCCAGCTCCACCTTGATCTCCAGCGGCCGTCCCAACACAGGCTCGTCCTCCGGAGCGGATGCTTCCTCGCCGTTTGCAGGGCAGTCTCCGTTCTCCATCCGCGGCCAGGGACGAGGCATGGACGAATGTCCCGTGGACGAAGAGGAGGAGAGCGACGGAGACACGGAGGTGAACGGGTGAGAGGTGCCGCCCATCATCACGACCGCGCCGCGTTCGGCGGACCAGTGCTGGTCGAAATACGCACCGGCTTCGCCGATCTCTGACTTCACCTTACGGATGATGTTTTGGACGAAGGCGGCGGGGGACAGGACGCTCAGAGGCGTCTGAGGGCTGCTGGTGGGATTGGACACACACGTCGGCACGGACACACCCTCCTCCTGTTTGATGAAGGGCGGCGTGGGGGGCAGCTGTCCCTTGGCGGGATCCTGCAGGGCGAGACGCTCGCTGGAGGACGCCCGGCCGCACACCTCCATCTCCAGCAGGGCCTGCTGCTGCGCCTGCATCTCTCGACGGGCCTGCTCCAGGATGCTCTTGATGGTTTCGTCAGAACTGCTGCTTCCTCCAGAGCTGTTACGTCCTGATGAACAGCCCAAAGATGACTTACAATCACCTGTCCAACACAAACAGATCCGAACGCAAGTTTGCATTGCTAGTCAAAAGTAGTTTTAACGTGACATGGCTTCTTTAAAAAGTGGCGCTTGTGGTGTGCAAGACACACTATATCGGCCAAACTAGCACGAGCACGTGTGTGgaacaacaattattatttttacaaattattataataaataaataaaataaacatataaacaaattataaattaatattaaatatttatgtaaaaggtttttatttatattaatattttgtatttgataatgctataataaaataaatatattaaatattttattattataaaataattattataatagccAAACTAGCACTAGTATGTgtgtaaacaattatttattaaaatgattataacaaataaataaaacaataaatgattttaatattaaaatataatcaaattatatattaatattaaatatttatgtaaaatgtttttatttatattaataatttttatttgataatacaataacaaaataaatattgtaaatatttaattattcaaaaatattattaatatttaaatattataaatataatattaaaagtatttaattgtattaatattttgtattggaaaaaataatacaataatacaacaagtatttaaatcatttaatttatataaaaataataattattatttacaattatttattaacaattaaacaGAGCAGACAGACATGTTATTAGTAGTGTGTTTCCTGGGATATTTAACCTATTACTTTTTCATTGCTTGCACCTACTACAGTACactgcaaaattatttttgtttttaatttattttagtatatacatCACTAAATATTGTTATAGCTAGGCTTAAATAGACATGTAAGCATATATTTATGCTCTGTATTTATGTTCTAtctatatttatgttaaaataaaaatactgtctaGTCACATAATTTGGCTCCTCAGATacctggatgttttttttttctttgtagtgaAGTAAGTAATTTTGGACAACGAGTAGAAGATTCCAACAGACATCAGGCATGCTATTATGCAAAACAATCCTATAAGAGTCACGTATGCGCAGATCAAAGCTGGTTTCACTGCTGCTGTGTGTTCTTGTGTAGGTAGCAGTGTGAGATTCATAAACTGCCTGCGGATTTGGTGTCTTTGTACCCACCTCTTTGTGACTGGATCTCCTTCTTGGCCTGCTCTAGAATGTTCTTGATGGCATCATCTGACCCAGTTTCAGGAGTTCGGATGCGAGGAGTGATGCTCCCTATCAGAGAGGgtaaaggagagagaggaggtgaGGTGAGTGGGCCGGCTGATCAGAGAGCAGCTCCAAAGCCTCGCGTTTGATTGCTAGATCAATAGCTGCCTTTGAGAAGCTGGCATCAAGTGAGGATGCGCTAACACGTGAACGCTTCACTTTCAAAACCCAGAAAGAGAGCATCACAACAAATGCAGGGTTTGGGACGGAGCGCGGAAGCTGTGTGCAAATACAGCACTAGAAACGCTTGTACAGGAAACCGGACTAGTTCTCTCTGGGGGTCTGAAATGGTTCGGTGGGGTTTAGAGGGATGAGACATCTTCAGGATGTCAGATGGGCCTGTGGGATTGAGCCAAGACATGAAACACAATTCACAAACCACTGAACTTCCATAATGTGGAATCAAATCAGAAGGGAATAACAGGTGGATACTATTGgttgtgattttatatatttttcccatGAAGATGATATTGTGTAGAAGAATTATAGCCTTTGTGGTTATTTAAAATTCATGCATTATTGTTGTATTTACAGTAAGTCAACATTAACCCTTActctgaaatctgattggttaatattaattttgtcttAGGACCAATAAGGATGCTGCTCCAAGAAGATCTTCTGCTTGA is part of the Cyprinus carpio isolate SPL01 chromosome A8, ASM1834038v1, whole genome shotgun sequence genome and encodes:
- the cux2b gene encoding homeobox protein cut-like 2 isoform X1, which gives rise to MAADVGSMFQYWKKFDLRRLQRELNSVAAQLAGRQEESEDSHKHLVELSREFKKNVPEEVLEMVSPVLKSFQAQVVALSQRSKEAESAFLGIYKQLIEAPDPFPLLQATQERLAELQRSAPDGDPLVTEISEHWRKHLECLDKAEHTEEGPVTVETGEASSQRPHMMTPNSTQNVQDGDAPLQNHQNTQEGEEHESDVSLPVRLGQAEDRIKALQSSLNSARTELQELRCKYDKEMAEKVEEMGALMANLEKANQRADLAQREVERLKEQLAGTSKGTGPSEDRPKEERVREERDEPSLSRLEAVLFSKDREILRLLENVQRLQFTLQEVQESSANQIAELKRQLAFKSEAIETLEAKLQSQMDYEEIKTELSILKAMKLASANGSSSQESAKTAEALLLDKDAFLPSHKLLVDKVRVLHNSDEGHSEDSSKDVSRPAGSYSSPPGTLPIDGLSSSSPGPPNTDTPSSAHELPRPFSVSPFSGEKLPGDQLLHKQLLSPLFKKDASSIMAFPTALYAAKAALMSANPNASMPVAMETGMPSDQSESGSSGGGDEDQVDTAEIAFQVKEQLLKHNIGQRVFGHYVLGLSQGSVSEILARPKPWRKLTVKGKEPFIKMKQFLSDEQNILALRTIQVRQRGSITPRIRTPETGSDDAIKNILEQAKKEIQSQRGDCKSSLGCSSGRNSSGGSSSSDETIKSILEQARREMQAQQQALLEMEVCGRASSSERLALQDPAKGQLPPTPPFIKQEEGVSVPTCVSNPTSSPQTPLSVLSPAAFVQNIIRKVKSEIGEAGAYFDQHWSAERGAVVMMGGTSHPFTSVSPSLSSSSSTGHSSMPRPWPRMENGDCPANGEEASAPEDEPVLGRPLEIKVELDASVSGEPPCGGGRVSYYPTYIPRTLKPTVPPLTPEQYEMYMYREVDTLELTRQVKEKLAKNGICQRIFGEKVLGLSQGSVSDMLSRPKPWSKLTQKGREPFIRMQLWLLDQLGHGLNQLSSHSHSQDKSPVTSHSSPSPPPSPEDSHPSMTLEPVSLALESSKENQHPQHAEPHGGKSTPGMMVPQQPHTPLGIQELVAMSPELDTYTITKRVKEVLTDNNLGQRLFGESILGLTQGSVSDLLSRPKPWHKLSLKGREPFVRMQLWLNDPHNIDKLRDVKKMEKKAYLKRRYGLLSPGSDSDSPSAHSDCISPGLTPLELCPFSQAKKPRVVLAAEEKEALTKAYLQEPYPSQHTIEMLAAQLNLKTNTVINWFHNYRSRMRREVLMEGLQDNDTDAEHNNYSPLTSHSPVSDRDDRKQPSAVHSRPLSAAPRWFTVKQETREPDEDEELRLRQAKCFSVGVQFAQLKSDPETPLHRSLGVKDEEPQRNSHEDEELEKSPEDPVSFKASSEPSRSSLEVSLNSPSAASSPGLMMSVSPVPSSSAPISPSPPNPPAPSHHHSPSINSKLNKSTQRRNEKMANLNNIIHRLERAANREETLEWEF